The Parvibaculaceae bacterium PLY_AMNH_Bact1 genome window below encodes:
- a CDS encoding glutathione S-transferase family protein (Derived by automated computational analysis using gene prediction method: Protein Homology.): MKLYYVPASCSLATHIVLRETGMEFDLERYDPAKGQTEKGITFSGVNAKARVPALEFDNGEILTEGAALVQYLVSQTPEHELALPIELVARARVQEGLSFVASDFHKSFSPFFSTDTDDAAKERAQALIIKHLEYLETVFGDGREYFVDNTLSVADIYLFVVLRWVEASGLELNTWKKVFAFRERMSIRPHVQSALEAEGLLEAA, encoded by the coding sequence ATGAAACTCTATTACGTCCCCGCTTCCTGCTCCCTCGCCACCCATATCGTGCTCCGCGAGACCGGAATGGAATTTGATCTCGAACGCTATGATCCGGCAAAAGGCCAGACGGAAAAAGGCATCACCTTTTCAGGCGTCAATGCAAAAGCTCGGGTCCCCGCTCTTGAATTTGATAATGGCGAGATACTCACCGAGGGCGCAGCCCTGGTTCAATATCTGGTGTCGCAAACACCTGAGCATGAATTGGCTCTGCCCATCGAACTGGTGGCTCGCGCACGGGTTCAAGAAGGCTTGAGCTTTGTTGCATCTGATTTTCACAAATCATTCAGCCCCTTCTTCTCCACCGACACCGACGATGCAGCCAAAGAGCGAGCGCAAGCCCTCATCATCAAGCATCTCGAATATCTGGAGACCGTCTTTGGTGATGGACGCGAGTATTTTGTCGACAACACTCTTTCCGTCGCCGATATCTACTTGTTCGTTGTCCTGCGCTGGGTTGAAGCGTCAGGGTTGGAGCTAAACACCTGGAAGAAGGTTTTTGCTTTCCGTGAGCGTATGAGCATACGCCCGCATGTCCAATCTGCACTTGAGGCCGAGGGCCTTCTTGAAGCGGCCTGA
- a CDS encoding sulfatase (Derived by automated computational analysis using gene prediction method: Protein Homology.): MDFRKWAALLCALAALVVVPAQARTDKPNIVIILADDLGYGDIGAFGATDIATPHIDGLATRGIRFTDFYAGHNVCSPSRASLLTGRHSKRMGISHVFQADSPDGMPLEEITIAEMLKENGYRTGLVGKWHLGSQDRYMPWNQGFDSFQGVPYSNDMGNFFWYDEQEIIYEPIDQAYLTQRYTEKALEFISSNKEEPFFLYVAHSMPHVPIYASPDFLGTSERGLYGDVVQELDWSVGQVVSALEDAGILENTLILFTSDNGPWLPMGSHGGETGGLRDGKGTTFDGGHKVPTVAYLGGGVEGVTVSEPVSMLDLLPTIANLTGATVPGDRVIDGRDVTAVFTGEDAGDPIPYFYYEAFNSQIDAVRLGAWKLKRERSFWVPDLILSTILRWGEFSHEEMLFNLERDPGETDNVIDSHPAVAERLRAVLVEGDAIEAEHRMLVMTGTGADRAGYERLLISLAVISIVLLGLVLAVVYGMWRGGKSLVRRGFS; encoded by the coding sequence GTTATCATCCTGGCGGACGATCTGGGCTATGGGGATATTGGTGCCTTCGGCGCAACCGACATTGCCACGCCGCATATTGATGGCCTCGCGACACGGGGCATCCGCTTTACCGATTTTTACGCCGGACACAACGTCTGCAGCCCTTCGCGGGCATCGCTCCTCACGGGGCGTCACTCCAAGCGCATGGGTATTTCCCATGTGTTTCAGGCAGACTCGCCTGATGGCATGCCTCTCGAAGAAATTACGATAGCCGAGATGCTCAAAGAGAACGGGTATCGGACCGGCCTTGTTGGTAAATGGCATCTGGGGTCTCAGGACCGCTACATGCCATGGAACCAGGGCTTCGACAGTTTTCAGGGTGTTCCCTACAGCAACGATATGGGAAATTTCTTTTGGTATGACGAGCAAGAAATTATCTATGAGCCGATTGATCAAGCCTATCTGACTCAGCGTTATACCGAAAAAGCGCTTGAGTTTATCAGCTCCAATAAGGAAGAGCCGTTCTTCCTTTATGTCGCGCACAGCATGCCTCATGTGCCGATCTATGCGTCGCCGGACTTTCTAGGGACCAGTGAGCGTGGTCTCTATGGCGACGTGGTTCAGGAGCTTGACTGGAGCGTGGGACAGGTTGTGTCCGCGCTGGAAGATGCGGGCATTCTTGAAAATACGTTGATCCTCTTCACCAGTGATAATGGTCCCTGGTTGCCCATGGGGAGCCATGGAGGTGAGACAGGTGGGCTGCGGGATGGGAAGGGCACGACGTTTGACGGCGGCCACAAGGTGCCGACCGTTGCGTACCTTGGTGGCGGTGTTGAAGGTGTAACCGTCTCTGAGCCTGTTTCCATGCTCGATCTATTGCCGACGATTGCCAATCTGACGGGAGCTACCGTCCCCGGTGATCGGGTGATCGATGGGCGGGATGTCACAGCGGTGTTCACCGGCGAAGATGCTGGCGATCCTATTCCCTATTTTTACTATGAGGCCTTCAACAGCCAAATTGATGCTGTGCGCTTGGGTGCGTGGAAGTTGAAACGAGAGCGCAGTTTCTGGGTGCCGGATCTTATCCTCTCAACCATCCTGCGCTGGGGCGAGTTTTCTCATGAGGAAATGCTCTTCAATCTTGAGAGAGACCCAGGTGAGACAGACAATGTGATCGACAGTCACCCGGCTGTTGCAGAGCGGCTACGTGCTGTTCTGGTCGAGGGCGACGCCATCGAAGCAGAACACAGGATGCTCGTAATGACGGGGACGGGTGCTGACAGAGCTGGGTACGAGCGCTTGTTGATCAGTCTTGCCGTTATCAGCATTGTTTTGCTGGGGTTGGTTCTTGCCGTTGTCTATGGAATGTGGCGGGGTGGAAAATCCCTGGTACGCAGAGGCTTTTCCTAG